Part of the Chelmon rostratus isolate fCheRos1 chromosome 10, fCheRos1.pri, whole genome shotgun sequence genome is shown below.
GCTAAAATTTCTGATGCCTTTGCACACTGGTCCTCTGCGGCTGTCGTGACTCTGTTGTGTCATTGCCAGAAGTTCTAAAAATGccactcagaaacacaaacactgtgtcacGTCAGccacatgacaaaaacaaaacctggcAGAGGTGTAATGCATCACAAACCACGGCATGAAGTCACCCCCCGGATGCTGTTTCTCCGATATAACAGCTCTAATCCTGGTTAATTTAATCAAAATCACCCGCATGCAGACGGAGTGAGGATGTCTGCTCATTACACTTTTCactgttgtatgtgtgtttaaatcGGCTATAAGCGGAGCTGCCTGTAGTAGCAGCTTTAAGTGCAGTCCAAGTGTTACGTCCTCATTTTGGCAGCATGGCACTCAAGGGCATGAGTCAGAGTGGTGCTCGACAATCCACTTCATCCTCTTACTACGGCTCACGACCAACCTAACTGAGGGACGGGCTTAGGCCCATAGCAGGGCAATGGGCAAAACAGAGTTGATTTGGTTTGGGAGGGGGCACATTCATGCGAACTGACTGAGGAATTCCTGTTTGAAAGGCTGAGCTAATCCTTAATTTCCCTGAGGGAATATCAGCGGGATGAAGCTGGAGTTTGAAAAAGATTCTGGGGGGCTATAATTCTGTGTTGCACAAAGCCCGGCCAGTACGAGAGGTGGAAGGATAATAGCGTTTTCCCTCTTCTGTGCGTTCTCTGCATTAGTCTGTTGACATTGGTCACACATactgaaagcattttaaaaagacagtCATTTCCAAAACATGCAGGCTTAAACATAAATCTCCACCGTGTTTCACTCTCATGGAGCTCAGTAATTAAATGCACAAACAGAAGACAGTAGAGTTTGATCTTCAGCCTTGATTCTTATAGAAACTGATTCAACTATCAACTCAATTAACTGACGTGTTTGAATGTATCCATCAGTCCGATTCAGTCCAATAATTCGATCCATATTCACTCATCTCTGTCAGACAGCtaagaaaaaagcagcaatgaGTCATATATGATAATGACTATATTTGACTATATGACTATATCATATTTTCAGTGCACAATTTGAATTAGATATTAAGGTACTGAAAGTAAAAGTCACAACATCCGGCGGAACCAAAAGTAATgatatattaaatgtttgtttatggAGCTCTGGGGAACAGGCAAATCAAAATTCAGCCTTAGGTTTAAGCAAATAAGACCCCAGGTGAGTGTGAACCCGGTGTCAAATAAACAGATTTGTCCTCCAGCCTATTAGCTGTGTGACCACACTGCCAGGGATTAGTCTAGCCCAGGGCACTGAGCCCAGCAGTGACTGGCTCATGTCAGCCACCGTCAGGGAAATTGGGCTTAATTATGCATACTGCTGGCGGGTGCTGAAACCAGATGCCCCGCAGCCCAACGGCCAACCTGAACATCTTCTCCTCAGCAGAGAGAAACTCAAGCACCTGCCAGCGTCCTCCAGGCCTGCTGAGGAATACTCGCACTGATTTAATGAGTTGAAATCTCTGGCAACACGCCATGCTGGGACCAAAGAACTACAACTGTAATAAAGTAGTGCACAGTCATCATGAAGTTTGTTGCAGACCATAGTAAAAGGTGGTGCTTCGGCAGTATTGCTCTGAAAGAAGTTAGGCAACAAACTTCTAGTCTATGACACAGCTATCACAAGGCCTCAACACGTCCATGACTAACGGGTTAAAACTATTTCACAAGATCATTTCTTGATCATGTGGTTAATGCTTCTTAATTTTCTAGAACTCCTAGTGAGATCAAATGTCATTGAGGTGGGATGACTGTTACATAAACTGAgcctgcagcctcacacagccgTTAGCATGGCTATAGTTACACAACAGTGTTTTAAGATAAATACCACaacagcatgctgacatgctcacaatgacaaggCTAACACACTTATGCTtaacaggtataatgtttataGTGTTCATCCTCCTAGTTTCGggtgttagcgtgctaacatttgcgAATCAGAActaaacaaagtacagctgcagcatcattagttttgcagttaCGTAAGTGGTAGCATCCAAAGTATTAGACAGAGTCAAATGTTGGCAGTGCTGGTGAGCCTGAGGGAGACGTTGGGGGGATCAAGTTTTTCCAGTTCACCCTGACAGGGGCGTCAACATCTTGAataaatttcatggcaaatcCATCCAGATGAAGATTTCACCCATAACTACAACTGTCAATTTTGTagtggcactagatgaaaagtcatgGGATTACCAAAATTAAGATACGATAAGACAAAATGAGTAGGATTCATgctctgggaaccatgaatatctgtgcaAACTTTCTTGGCActcaatagctgttgagatactTCAGGCTGGACCATAGAGGTGGACCGACCGACACTGCCATCCCTAaagctaatgtggctaaaaaGGCACGTAAAAAGGTTATTGCTGAATGTATGAGGCAAGCAGTCCTCAAAATTGATCAAGAAATTTGTAATCAAAAAAGGTGCATGCAGATAAACATTTTAACGAGGCCACTGAAACAtattaattttgttttggtGCTAGAGTCAACCGCTCCAGttaaaaaggaacagaaaataTTGAAATCAAGACTGCGATATCGTCACTAATTTGCCAATTCAGTAGTAGTGCGCAGCCTTAACAAAGCCTGATTGAGCCTTCATGGCTCATAAATGCATCACTGTGCGCATTTCACACAGCAACTGTGTTGCAGCAGGAGGTGTGAATAAACCGCGTATGCCCACAGACGACGATCAGAGCAGTCCAATGGGCTCCAGCAGAATCAAGATGATGGGCATGAAAAACACTGGTGGCAGGCTGAAAAGGTGGGATGAATgtagaaggaaagaagaaaagagatcCGATGGGGCGAGAAAAGACGGAAAACACATTCAATCACAGCCTGCCTTCCAACAAGCTGGCATTTCCCACACTGACTTCACGGCAGATGCCACTGCACAACGACACAGATCTCACTGCTTCACACCGGCGTCCCCAAAACATGTTGCCTGACAGAGCGAGCTGACGTTCAGTTTCAACTAAAATCTTGGCGGATGGATGGGCAGTTATTTTCAGTCATGGTGACAACCCACTTCTGGAAATAGCACCCGACTTCTGTCTGATCTAGATTGCACAGTTGAAGATTTTGACAAATACCGCTCAGTTCGCTCAAAATTCATTAGCAAAGTCATTCTTTAACTTCTAATGTTGTTATTACCTTTTTCTAACCACAAGACTTATGTCGCACCTCGTTCCTGATATGGTGAATGTGTCTGACAGTATTTGTGTATCACGGTTAGAGCTTGTTGCCAATCTGTTTAGACATGCTGAGGCCAATCCAGGCCAGAGTAGGTTTGTCACAGTTAGTACATGATCGCCTGATTGCGATTATTCGAGCAGGCTGCGCTCATTCTGCATACAGCTGGATGAAGCAAATAGAAACGGCATATTTCTAGCACTACTTCCACGTCATTTTCCACTGTTTGAAGTTTGACTGGCCGTTTATAACCCCATCTCACTTTGCCCCCTTTTTCTGCTATGGCTTATGGCACCTGAGTGGAGAATTACCTCCACCAACTGTTTATCTCAGGGCGCTTCACTTTTAATATTTGCACAATAGTAGTGGAAGAAAGCGGACtttctttgcattttctttgcagATTCTCTGTAAATTCCGTTGCAGTTTGTGGATGGAAGCCTAGCTAATGttagaaatgatgcaaaaataaaaagaattcGGTGTATTTCAATCAGCTAATGAGGCAAATTAACTGTACAAAACCTAAAAGGCAAACAAAATTGTAATTGTTATTTATATGTTCCAGTGTTCAATGCCAATAAATGGCTCTTCTTCATACGGTGTATGTGTATTAAGGTATCATTAGGCTTATATTAGAATATAGGCATAAAATGAACAGTAAAGGACAACTGAATCATTTGTACGACAATTAATCGTCAACTAAAATTTAATGATCCTAGCAGCCAGTAGTCCAGAGTACTTTGCTATGTCTCTTTTATATAGTTTGCACAAAGCCAAGGGGAATTACACATTTTAAGATTTGGGCTGATTTGTTGCCTGTGTCAACACATTAGGGGGACTGCCATTACTCTGGCTCCAAGTACAACATGTTTGAAGTCTGGGGGCGGAGCGGAGGTTGGCGTGGACCCAGCAGGTGGGCAAGAAgactgctgagagcagcagagtgagagagaaagaagacgCCAGCCAGCAGGCTAGACAGATGAAAATGTCTGGGTCGGGGGCTGCTAACTGGCGACTTACACACATGTAGGCCTGCACAGGTCTTGAGGGTGGGCCTGACGTCTCCGGCCTTGGTACCTCTTTCAACAAATGGGTTCGAAAACAGAcaccccacccacacacacagatacaccaCAGCCTCAGCAGCCTTATCTTTCCCATCTGTCCACTTGTTATTATAAAGTTTTCAGTGTGCGGGGTGAAAGAGAGttcacataaacatgcacacaaaagactcagttaatgtgtctgtgttgctgtCCTGCTCATACATAAGcaactttctgtttcttttaatACAGGAAGCAAAGAAAGAAGGAAACTAAAACAGTTTCTTTCTGAGCAGCCAGAGAACTAAGAGACACTAATGTGTCTTAATATGTAAGTGCTGTGTAATATTGTGAAAAGCGCCATTAAAATCATTGttcttatcatcatcatcatcatcatcatcatcatcatcatcactgcttgGCATCCTCGCAAGATATAGTTTGCTATTCAGACAACTACTTGGAAAGCTTTCGTCTCCAAATTAATAAAGAAACCCCTGACCCACTTGGATGAAAGCTATTTTCAGGTTCTGCATCCCCCTCCCCTCTcgccctccacacacacacacacacacacacacatatgtggaATTCATCACTGCTACTACTAAGTGCCTTCCTGCCTGCTTTCTCAGACTACACAAACACGGGCCGTAAACATAACGCGCAGAGCAGAGCATCCTTAGCTCAGATGCTCCTGGAATGCTAACATGGTGGTGTTGGATTTCCCAGCTACCACTGCTCCCTCTTGGGTTGAACCAGCTACAGTTTCTTTCAGTTCAGAGGTCAACAATTGACGAAATGTGACTGCCAGACCTGCTGCTTTCCCAGCCTTGAGCTACCACGGCATGATCTGACGCTCTTGCCAGTACTGTAAAAGTGATAGAAGCTGCCTTGTTAACACCGTCTGCCTGCACTAACAGCAGGCAGTGAGACAGTTTGCATGAACATTGAGAGTGACTCTGAAATCCAGCTAAGGACGAAGGGTGTCAGATTCCCGCTGTGAGCCTGTCATCTGCAGATACATCAATCTTAAGTCCTACAGTGCACCTTCACACTCAGTGATTCTACATGAGCAAAGATCCTAATGACAGAGAAGCTCCCgggatattttgttttcttcttaaAGGACAGTATGTGCTAGTTCTTACAAAGCAGATATTTTCTCGGCTGACACCACTCTCACAGCATGGGTCTGCTTGGGATGAGCCAGAAATTGTGGATGTAATGGGATGGAATAATCTGGAGCTGTGCCCAAGCCTCTTAAAATGCTAACCAAGTCATCACACATAGAAGTGCTTTCACTGGCTCTAAGAGAAAGGAATAACACTGTATAGAGAAAATATATTTCAAGAGGCCTTGGTGAATATTTTAAGCTGATCTTGACGACCAAATACTGCAAAAGCTCCACTTGTATTAGCCTACAGGATGCGTTCGACTAAATGAGGAGGATACTCTAGATAGGTGGTCCAATTCTATCCAAATAACATCTCAATTTTCTTTATGAAACTAACAAGTAAAGAAAAGGCCCAGAATGGTCTTTAGGGGCttatatgaatatgaaaaggCATCATTCTACGCTTTGTCAGAGGGACAAAGGACATGGCTGTGAAGCTGGGAGACGAGCCCTCATCTGGCTAAGCTCTCAGAGCGTCTGTCCAGGACTCCATGCATTCCTCTGTTAATTTCCCCTCAGTGGGCAGGCACTCTCTCTGCCAGGGACTTGTCTTACCTCCGGTCTGACCGCAGCAGCTGCCTGTGTTTGGACAACCCCGGCCAGGAAGTGCTAGTGAAGAGCTCTTCCTGTAGACCCCTGGGATCAAAAATGGTCACGGGGCCCTGGCAAAAACTACGGTACAGAGGAAAACTCAGCAAATGCATGCCCTAAAATAGAAACCAATATGGCCTAAATTGTTCCAGCAAACCGACACATCAAACATACTTCTACATCAACCATCACTGCACGGTGGCATGACGGAGGTTATACCATGACCTTACTACTCTAGGAAGCCCTGCCCAGCTCATTTTGGTGTTAATGGAGCACCATGGAACAAATGTTTGGGGCGGTGGCTGTGTTAAACATGCAGGGGTCAGTGCCTACCCCATGGCAACCGCTGGGATGCAGCCTCCTGGGAAAGCAGACATTCCACAGAGGAGAGCTGTACAACTGCCTCgttacaaaaacactgcaggtcTTGACATGCACCCCATTCCAGAGGAAGAACGCCAAAAATCTAGCAGAGACGCACAGCACCTTCAAGGAATTGTAATGAAGCCGATTAGGTTAGATCATTCGTCTGCATAGCCCGTGGTTTAATCTATGCAATAAACAGGTAGTTGTTATCGACTATCTCTGTGCAGAAGGCCTAATATCCTGCTACAACAGCAGGAGACACAACAAGTCTAATTAAATGGCTGTTTATGTTACAAACTCACttaaaaaacagatgtttattACACAAGTTGAATTTGATGTGATTGTAATAGAGCAGGAGTGTGAATAACTGTTGGTGTTGGTTGTGATGTCAACACGTAGAGAGGGCTGTGCAACCCTCGCTACATGTTGACATGACAACCAACACAGGCAAAAATTTGCTAGAGACAGATCCTTCAGATCAAATCTCCTCTGACAGGATTACAGGCCTACACTTTGCAACAAAGGATGATGAATAGGCTACAAAGCACTTCTggtaaaggaaaggaaaggagacacacacacacacatacatacacaccaaTCCACAGTCTGTGCAACTGTAGTAATTTACCGTCATGTCCTGAAAACGTATTGACATTTTGATTATGCAAACTAAATCAAACATCATAAACAATAGCAGCAATCCCCCAAGGCTGCCCTGTGGTCACTAATCCTGCAGATTGTTATGCTTTAAAGACCCAGTCCTGTAAAGTCAGGTGTCCACTGGCAACAGGCTTTTTGAATCTACACACCACTAGTTAATTCATTTCCTGCAAAGTCTAGCCAATAATTTCCCAGCGCTATCATTGCCAAACATTGATTGCTCAAGTCAGAACAGATGACACAACTGGTTCTTCAATTCGCCCACAGATCTTcgagggagagacagagccagCCTTGACTGCATGACATCTCCGAATTGGATTTGTGATTAGAAGGCTTTAATGCAATTACCTTGAGTACACTGTGCAGTCTGCTTTAAGTAACACAGCGATGCATCACCTCGAGCTTCGCCGCAACACTCGTCCCTCAAAAGAGGGTGGCTGACATGGGGCTCCCAGAGGAGCAATAttgtgttttgattgagagacttTCACCTGCATGGGCTCAGTATTAAAGCAAGGGTGCAGAGAAGCCTCATGTAGGTTTCTGACATGCAGCACTAAGCCTGGCTGTAACTTTTATCTTAACAAGTCTAAAAGATATGTTTCACTTTTATCTGTCTGCAGACATATAGATAAAAGCCTCCACAGCCTTAAGGGGTAGCCTCCTCTCAACAACAaagctgttctttcttttcttggtGGGTCTTAATAttgcacacaacacaaaggCTGACTCAACAATGGATGCATTATGAAACTGCATCATATGTTTTCAGAACAATATATTTCAGGCCAGGGAAATTCAACAACACTGCTGTTGCGAGCGTATAGATCAGACAACATCTGTAAGGCAAAATGAAACTCAGAACTTATCAGATGTATTATATTACATCTTATTATTTAATATAAGCAGCCTTCATCTGCACAAAGTTAAAGGGATGGTACATTAGAAGGAGGCCAGGACAAGCTGCCTCCTCATAACACTAAGAGGAATTTGATGTGATCTTCTGTTATCAAAAACAGTCACCATAGAGAATGGAGTCTGGCTCACTACCAAAGCTTTTAGCAGTATCTCCCATTTTAGGCAAATGTGTCCTGTTATGAAGACCAGACCTCCAAATCAGGTTTAGGCATTTTAATTTGAGTATCTACCCACAGTGTGTACACAGGTGGCACGTGGACAAGGATGACAGGTACTGTGTGATGACTGTAGTTTGCTTTCTTATCTCTAAATCAGAACTCACAGCTAATAAAAGGAGGATGACAAAAAGCATTGGTGACAAGCAAAAGCTTCGGCAGAGCAGCTGAACCTTTCTAACCTTGCAAGGTAGGTCTTTTtatgatgtgaaaaaaaaccaCATCAAATGTTCATCTCACCAAGGACTTCCTCCTGTGACCACTGATACAGATGAAATCTGCCAAGCTTACACCTAAGCAGCCGAATTGAGGAAAATTTAAGgctgttaaagaaaaaaaagatttccaaacagtaaaatactgcTGCTAACAGGGGAGTCTGGCTCTAAGAACTGGCTTCCTACTCCACCTTCACCAGTCACTGCTCAGGTCTAGACTGCATGTGAGCAATTAATAATACATCTGTATTAGTTTTTAAAGAGACCGTGGGCTGTTTTGTCGCAGATTTCTGGAGATAAGTTGCACAATTACCCACCAGGCCAGTCATGCACATTACAGTAGAGCTGGCAGGGACACAGAGCTGGGAGCTAACAAAGAAGCATGCCACGGCTTCTGCGCTGCACTGCTTtgggttgtgtttgtttggcaataccaaaaaaaaaacaaaaaaacatcactcTGTGTAACTagcagaaaatatttaaaatgcgATGCTAAAAGCTGTCGCAGCGCATGATCACACAGTATTTGACAGGGCCAACACTGCTGGCTGTCTCCCATGCAGTTATATCCGCCTCTTCCCTGTTCCAGAGCCTACCTGAGCAGACTGGAGAGCGGATGAGAAGAGGCGCCGTGCCCGCCGCTGTTGCCGCTTCCACCGGTCCCAGACGACCCGCTGCCGGTGCCAGCGGACTGTCGCTTCCCGGATAAAAGCTTCTCCACTGCGGCCAGGTTTCCCGTCCGCGCCGCTTCAAGAAGTTCCTGCTCCTTCCCCATCGCGGATCCTAGAAAAAATCGAAGGAGGCGCggggaagagaagaaaaagggggGCTTGGTTGCGGGAGCGAAATTCCTTTGCgattccccctttttttctcccaacCTCAAGTTATTCCCCAATACTGACGGTGTGGCGAGGAAACAAAAGCTCCCTCCGCCGCTGGATCCGTCCGTCGCGGTCCACGGTGCCGCTGGCGCTCGAGGGGGAAAAGTTTCGTTCAGCAGCACGGTGCCACCATCGAGCAAACTTCCTCTGACCAGTCCCCCGAGCCTCGTCCGTCACTTCCTCGAAACTGCCCTTTCTTTCTGCATCTCCAATCCAAAACCCGTcaggctcacacacatacaacccCTAGTACCCCCGCCCTAGCTGCTTGATAGAGAAGGTGGATGAGCGTAAGCAAGATGGCGCCCGGGATACATCGTATTTAAagagagggcagagagacaggcgTTATACCCATCCAGTGCCTGAAATGTCGGTTTTACTGTCACATTTAGAGTCCACAGCAAATTCCTAACCTAGCCCTTTAATTATTTACTGTTATTAGTCACTCGTCTAcatattatatactgtatactataGTTAAATACATATATCACTAACTTGAATTCACTCTAAAATTCACCCAATGTATCTACTGTGAACTAGCTATCAACAATAACTAGGAAGCGTAGTTGGAATTCGTATCAATTCCCTCATGGGTGTGAACGGGAAACATTTTATCAGGTGACACAGACAGTCTATGAGTGATAAGTAAACAGTATGGGTGATCTAAACTGATTTATAACTGGCCTCTGTGACATTGTTTGGAACTTATGCTTTGAGAGTAAAAGAAGCGCTGTATTCGAAACGTTGCACCTAGCACTTgctggcaaaaaaacaaacaaacacaaaacccgacacacacacaaagtcttgTTTAATACTAGTGCGTTAGTATTGCAGTGTTCATTACTTGATAGCAGTGTCTATAAAGTTCGTTCAAAACAGGAAACGGAAATCAGAGTGCTGTGCAATCAACAAGCCGAGAAAGCTAAACACTAGCTAGCATTCTAAAGCTATCATTCCTCTTCCACTCTTAGGAATTACTTGACATAAATACATTATAAGGGCGATAATCTTAGCATTATGTGTTAGAGCCTTTCTAGCTAACCTAAATTACTAAGCTAGCTACTTAATGTTAGCTTACCTCCATCCGTAGCttggctgtttctgctgttttgttgacGCCTAGCTGCAAAAAAGGTAGGTGCACGTTGTTTTTCATCCAATGTTTTATCCGACTGTGGTTATTAACATAAAACCATATACTTGTTTAGATTACTTTTCAGCTGAATATCGATGGTGAACATGGCGTGGTAACTAACCAATAAAAATACCTTGGTGATATTACAGAAACCGAAGCAGGGGATAAGTGACTATGGCCGACCCTGCACGGATCAAAGCTGAGGGTACACCTGACAGAGCAACGTCTGCTAACGAGGACCATCCTAATGTTAAATCAACGGAAATTGAAGATGTGTCAGCAACAGCAAAACCTGCAGATGAAAGCAAGGAGTCATCCTCGCAAGATCAGCCCAAACAGGATCATAAATCTGTGAGTTCTGGAGATTTACTTCTCTAACATTGGACGGGATGCGGTGAAGCTATTAATTAATTAGAGTGAAGCAAAGTAACATTAAGAAATATTAATTCAGTTTAAGGATACAAAATAGATCAGAGACaagaataataatgatgatagtTAAGTCAAGTCTCAAGAAAACCTTGAATTTGATCAGATATGAGTATTTTAAGTGAAAATTGTTGTGGCAGTATCgatgtttgtggttttacaaaGGGCATCTCATTGTTTTTAGTAACTCTTAGTAACTTTTAGTAACGTTTGTCTTCCACTGTAAAGGAAATGGCAGCAGgggaagatgaggaagaaggaaCCTCTGGCCAACCACCTTCTAAAAGACTGAAGGTggaaccagagaagaagaaggagaagcgCCACAAGGTCGATGAGGATGAAATACAAAAGATGCAGTAAGACTGAGATTTCTAACAGAAAATCATTCAAATCCTAAAAAAGCATCCGTTGAAGTCTTATTCTAGTAAAATTCACTATCACCCTCTGTTCTTCTTGTGTGTCACAGAGTTTTGGTGTCATCATTTtctgaggagcagctgaatcGCTATGAAATGTACAGACGCTCTGCCTTCCCCAAGGCTGCCATTAAGAGGGTAAGCATTTATAAACATTGACAGTGTTTTTAAGTCCTTGAAACTACTTTACTGGGTTTAtgacgtttttttttccctagCTGATCCAGTCCATAACTGGGTCATCAGTGTCCCAGAATGTGGTGATTGCCATGTCTGGTATTTCCAAGGTTTTTGCCGGGGAAATTGTTGAGGAAGGTGAGTGGCAGACTTAAACAGAACATTCAGACTAAATAAGATGAAACATATGAGGTAATCCTTATAATTTGTACGACACCCTGCAGTTTAAATTGTGCTACCATGCAGTTAAATGGCTTGTTTTTGTCCTTACAGCACTGGATGTTTGTGAGAAATGGGGCGATACACCACCGCTTCAGCCCAAGCATATGAGGGAAGCAGTGAGGAGGTTGAAGAGCAGAGATCAGATTCCCAACTCCAAGTACAAGCACATCCTCTTTCACTGACGCACCGTCGGACCATCGACAGATACATAGTGGTGCCATAGCGTGTGGAGAACGTGTCAAGACGCCTCTGTAGCCATATTGCAGCCAACTATACTGATAATTCTCTTCTAAACATGCTCAAGGTCAGTGACTGTAGTAAAAAAGAATGGTGAATACTCTGAAGCTGCCATTCACCTCCAATTGTCAGTATGAATCCTAAATGCAACAGTTCACAACATTAGTTTAAATGGTGTGAAATTATATTTGTGTATTATGGttgtaaatacagtacatttcataTGTATTAAATGCTTTGttcagttattttaaaaaaaacggatctttttttttagctgggAATGTTACGTGATGCCTTATAagttaaaataacaaaaatgtgcccttgtttgtttttatagcCACACAGCCCACAATGAGTTCATTTCAACAAACATTTGAGTCCTTTTTCAAATTATAAAATCCCTAGTGTGAGTAGTTTACTGTGTTTACTCAAAGCATCTAATGGTTGATGTGACTTGAGAAGGGTTTAATGATATGGAACTTTTTTCTATATTAACAGGGAAATTGTTTCAGACAAAACTTTAAATAATTCAGCTCATCTCAGACTTGATTGAGTTAGTCTCACAATACTTAAAGAACTATGTTTAGAACTACTTCTACTACTTAGAATAACTTAAGTTTTGTTGGGAAATATATCAAACTATGGATCACAGTACTACAATAACTGGAGGGAGACTTGAACAGACACGTTTCTGTACATTTTATGACATCAAAAATATGCATGCAATAGGTGTTACGGTTGGacagaaacatgcatttttttttattaaaaccttaaaagcacaactgaaatgtgttcagcaattaatcatttattctttcacttttaaaatattttccacATACAAGCTTTGGTTCACAGAACCAATTCAACATTAGTCTCAGTGAAGTgataaagacaatacaaaattCAATGTAACTCTACACAACTGACAAAAATACTGTCCACAGGGTCTCCAACATTTGCGTCACTTAGGAAGATTTCACAAGGACTTCTCTGCAATCCTTTGAAGTGATTTACATTAAAACAAGTGCAATTTCTAGTGAATTTATCACACAAGTGCAAATAATTCACAAGGCGTAAACTATACATCACTTCAGTACATGCATCTGGTTTTCC
Proteins encoded:
- the taf11 gene encoding transcription initiation factor TFIID subunit 11, producing the protein MADPARIKAEGTPDRATSANEDHPNVKSTEIEDVSATAKPADESKESSSQDQPKQDHKSEMAAGEDEEEGTSGQPPSKRLKVEPEKKKEKRHKVDEDEIQKMQVLVSSFSEEQLNRYEMYRRSAFPKAAIKRLIQSITGSSVSQNVVIAMSGISKVFAGEIVEEALDVCEKWGDTPPLQPKHMREAVRRLKSRDQIPNSKYKHILFH